The DNA region GCCAACGCCGGCCTCCTTGCCTAGCGCCCTATGCAGCGCAGCGCGCGCCAGCAATCGCGTGGAGTCCAGCACCGGGAGCGGTGACGTCTCCGGCGTAACGAGCAGCGGAATCTCCGTGCAGCCGAGCACGACCGCATCGCAACCCTCGGCTTTCAGGCGATCAATCACCTGCCGGAAAATCCCAAGCGACTCTGAGCGCAACACGCCGTTGACCAGTTCATCGAAAATGATGTGGTTGATCTTCTCACGATCCAGCGGCGAGGGTATCCGATACTCAATGCCGTTGCGCCCCAGCACTTCTGGATAAACCGGCCCTTCCATCGTGTATTTCGTGCCGGTCAGGGCGACGCGCCGGAAGCCGCGGCGTTTTGCTTCCGCCGCAACCTCCTCGCCAATGTGCAGCCACGGGAGGCGCGAGCGCTCGGCGACGATGGGAAATGCGCGATGGATCGTATTGTCAGGCGTGAGAAGAAAATCGGCGCCGCACTCAGATAGCTTTCCTGCCGACGAAAGCATGAGTTCTGCCACCCCCTGCCAGTCGTCGCGGTAAATACATTCCATGTACGCGCTGAGCGGACGCGTATGCATCGATATTTCCGGATGCGCGTGCCTGCCCATCAGCGCCGGGGCTTCGGCACAGATTGTTCGATAGCACAGAGCGGCCCCTTCGGCGCTGCAAGCTACGATTCCGATGTGCTGTGCCATTCGACTTAGGTCTCCGTTTCCATCGACGCAACGCGTTATTCAAACACAACTGAACGCGCTGCGGGATCAAAAGAGCTGGAGGAACTCTCGTTTTTTCTCTTCCGGCAGGAACGAAGCGCGAAACGAATTCTGTGCGATGGCGCGGAGTTGGCCATCGGTGAACCCGAACTCGTTTTGCGCAAACTGGTATTCGCGCGCTAGCGAGGTGCCGAACATCTCGGGATCATCGGTGTTCAGCGTGACCATCGCGCCAGCATCCATGTAGCGGCGCACCGGGTGCGAGCGCGTTGAGAGGCAACAGCCCGTGCGCAGGTTGCTGCTGATGCAGATTTCCAACGGAACCTGGTCGCGCACGAGGCGCTGCATCAGTTCCTCATCTTGCCAAGCGTGGAGCGCATGGCCTATGCGTTCTGCGCGCAAGACGTCCAGCGCGGCCCAGATCGACTGCGGGCCGACTGTTTCTCCCGCGTGCGCCGTAAGTCGAAGAGAGTTTTCGGCGGCATGGGCATAGACCTCGTCGAACAACTCCGGTCCTGCCATGCGTTCGTCGCCGCCAATGCCAATGCCAACCACGTTGCGCTCGCGAAACTGCACTGCTTTGTCCACAACCCTGCTGCCTTCGTCCGGGCCAAAGTGTCGCACGGCGTCGAAGATCCACAATATCGAAACGCCGAAATCCTTCTCGCCGCGCGCGCGGCCCCGCTCCATTCCCTCGAAGAGCGCGTTGAAGTCCTGTCCGCGCCAGAAGACCACGCCGACCGATACGAACACTTCCGCATGAAGCACGCGCTCGGCGGCGAGCTTGCGCATCATTTCGTATGTGACAAGTTCGTAATCGTCTGCATCGCGCATGCGCTCCGTCACGGCCTTGAACGCCATTAGAAAGCCTGTGAAGTCCTTGTACAAATAAAGCTGGCGCGCGTCTTCCACCGTCAGTTCGCGGTGACTGTCGGGGGACGGTGTGTAGCGATTGTTCTGCCAGGGGAATTCCGAGTTGTGCTTGCGGCTGAGTTCCGCCAGTGTTTCGGCGTTAACCGAGCCCTCTAGGTGAAGATGCAACTCCGCCTTCGGCAAGTTCAGGATGAAGTCGCTGGGCTTCACGTGATCGGAGATGGGCGTGTGCGGCACTGCAGAGTTCGACAACATAAAAGAATTATCCCAAGAAATATCATCCTGAGTTTGCGCCAGAGTCACACATCGAAAGATTTGCTTAATTGTGCGGCAGCACAATGCAGTTCCTTCGCTTCGCTCATGCCCGCGGTCTTTTGCATACGGCTTCGACTTCGCGGCAGCCTGTAAACCCGGCGCTATTGATCAGCGCCGGGCTTTAGAAAACTCGCTGTGATGACGGCTGTACAGGAAATAGATGCACATTCCAATCGCCAGCCATGCGAAGAAGCGCAGCCAATTCATGATCGGCAGTCCGGCCATGAGGAGCACGCAAGTGATGATCGAGAGAATCGGGATGACCGGTCCGCCGGGAACACGGAACCCGCGTGGGCGGTCCGGTTCGCGGTAGCGCAGGATGAGCACGCCTCCGGACACCAGCGCGAACGCAAACAGCGTGCCGATGTTGGAGAGGTCTGCCAATGTGCCAATGTCGAGCAGGCCAGCAGGAATTCCCACCAGCACGCCCGCAACCCAGGTGGAGAAATCGGGCGTACGGAAGCGCGGGTGCACGTGACCAAAGATGCGCGGCAGCAATCCATCGCGAGACATGGCAAACCACACACGCGCTTGTCCGAGCTGGAAAACCAGCAGCGAAGAGACCATCCCCATAATGGCGCCAAACAAGACGGCCAATCGCACCCAGTGAAGATTCAGGTTACGGAGCGCATTCACCACCGGAGCCGCATCGCCCTCCATGGTTGACCAATACCGTATGCCGGTCAGCACCACGGCCACGGAGATATATAGGACGGTGCAGATGGCGAGTGTCGCCAGGATGCCTATCGGAATATCGCGGCGCGGATTCTTGGCTTCTTCCGCGGCGGTGGACACAGAATCAAAGCCTATGTACGTGAAGAAGATAATAGAGCCGCCGGTCAGCACTCCGCCCCATCCATTCGGCGCAAACGGATGCCAATTCGTCGGGTTGATGAATCGCGAAGCAAACAGCACGAACACCATGATGGCGGCGATCTTCAGCAACACCATTACGTTGTTCGTCTCCGCGGACTCGCGGATTCCGCGCACCAGTACGACGGTGAGCACCATCACGACCACAAATGCTGGAAGGTTGAATCCGAAGTGCCAGCCCGCCGCATGACCAGCGCCGCCCGAGGGCAGGAACGCGGGATTCGACCACTGTGGCGAGAGATGCAAGCCAAAGAAGTCCAATAGATCTACAAGGTGTGCCGAAAAGCCCACCCCCACAGCCATGTTGCTGACGGCGTATTCAAGGATGAGGTCCCAACCGATGATCCACGCGATCAGTTCGCCCATGGTGGCGTACGTGTAGGTGTAGGCCGAGCCGGCGATCGGAATCATGGAGGCCAGTTCCGCATAGCACAACGCGGTGAAGGCGCATACAACCGCCACCAGGAGGAAGGACAACGCTATGGCAGGGCCGGCACCCGGACGACCGAATGTCGGGGAGCGATGGATCAGGTACTCCAGCAGCGGGGCGTTAACAATCGAGCTGAACTGCAGCTTCTGTCCCGCGATGGCGGTTCCAATGACGGTGAAAATCCCCGATCCGATTACGGCTCCGATGCCGAGCGCGGTAAGCGACCAGGGTCCGAGTGTTTTCTTAAGCCGATGTTCCGGCTGTTCCGATTCCGCAATGAGCTTGTCGATGGACTTCTTGGCGAAAAATTGCGTGGGCAGGTGAGTGCTCCCTAAATGGATTTTGGGGAAGACTACCGAGCACTGCCAAAGCATAGAACGGGCGTGAACCGCCGCCCAGCATCGCATACCCTGCGGTACTACGGCGGCGGATACACGTCCGCCATGCTTCGACTGAGTTGTTGCGGGCCCTTTGAAATTACCCTAATTAGCGCTTCGAAACGCCACGCGCCAACTTCTTGACCTTCTGCTTCTTTTCACCTCGCGGGTGCGTGCGTGGAGCTTTTGGGGCGGCCTTCTTGCGCGCCGTGCGCTTCTTCTCTTTGCGTTCTTCCTTGGCGAGAGCTTTCGTATTTGCCATTCGACTTAGGTTCCTTTATTTGCGTTCTTGGATTCTTTGCGCTCGTCACACACAGGCGCTCACGCACTGCGGTTTTACACCTTTGCCAGTTGCGCGTACTTCTCCACCAGCTTTTTCAAGCCGAAGCGAGGAAATTGTACCGTAATCTTCGCATCTTCTCCCTCACCTTCGCGCAAGTAAACCGTTCCCTCACCATATTTCGGGTGACGGACGCGGTCTCCTTTCCGGAATCCGCGCTTGCCTGAAGGCTCAGGAATGTCAATTTTCGGCCGTGAAAACTTCTTCCCGCGCGAAGCGAAGAACTCCGCGATATTGTCGATCGAATTGTAAGCCTTGCCCGAATACGAAGTCGCAGGCTTCTGTATGGCGTACTGAACTCTCTGGTCTTCGTTCTCGTAATCGTAGTGCGAAGACGTGAACTCATCATCCCCAGCATTCGCCGTGATGTGCTTGCGCCGGGGCGAGCCTGCGTCTTCGATCAACTGCGGAGGAATCTCTTCGAGGAATCGCGATGCAACCGTAGGTTCCGCGCTGTCTGATCCGTAACGCCGTCGGAAGCAAGCGCGGCTGAGCATCAGCGTATCCATCGCGCGCGTCATGCCGACGTAGCACAAGCGCCGTTCCTCCTCTACCTCGTCGGGCGACATGAGCGTACGCGAGTGCGGGAACAACCCCTCTTCCATTCCGACAAGGAATACCAGCGGGAACTCCAACCCCTTCGCTGCGTGCAGTGTCATCAGCGTGACCTGTTGCGCCGAATCGAACTGATCGGCATCACTCACCAGGGCCGCATGATCCAGGAACTCCGTGATGGTCTCGCCGCGGTCGCGCGAATCCATGGCGGCGTTCACCAGTTCGCGCAGGTTCTCAATGCGCGACAAAGCTTCCGGCGTGTCTTCCGCTTCGAGCAGTTGAATGTACCGAGTGCGATCAATCAAAAACTTCAGAAGCTCGGCGGTATTTGCCGCTCCTCCAGGTACACGAAAGCCCTCAACCGCCTCATCCGCTTCCGCCGAGTCGCCTGCTGCCGTCGCATGGTCGTCGGTAAAGCTCTCCGGCGAGAAATCTACGCTCCCTTCGCCAAACGAGAAGCCATGTTGGTCGCCCAATTCCGATGAAATTTCCGGAATATCAATGGCCGCAGGCTTGGTCCCTTCGGCGGCCTTCGCCGTCTGCAACGTCGCACTCAAGCGATCGGCATACGTGCCCTGCAACATCGCTCGTGCGTCGTCGATGATTTCGCGGAAAGTTTTCAGCGCCGCACACGCTCGGGCCGGAAGCAGTTGGCGGGCAATCACGTCGCCGATAGCGCTCCACAGAGAAACGCCGGTCTCGAGCGCGACACGCTCCACGGTTTCCATGGTCGTCTTGCCGATGCCA from Clostridia bacterium includes:
- a CDS encoding amino acid racemase; translation: MAQHIGIVACSAEGAALCYRTICAEAPALMGRHAHPEISMHTRPLSAYMECIYRDDWQGVAELMLSSAGKLSECGADFLLTPDNTIHRAFPIVAERSRLPWLHIGEEVAAEAKRRGFRRVALTGTKYTMEGPVYPEVLGRNGIEYRIPSPLDREKINHIIFDELVNGVLRSESLGIFRQVIDRLKAEGCDAVVLGCTEIPLLVTPETSPLPVLDSTRLLARAALHRALGKEAGVGQQ
- the add gene encoding adenosine deaminase produces the protein MLSNSAVPHTPISDHVKPSDFILNLPKAELHLHLEGSVNAETLAELSRKHNSEFPWQNNRYTPSPDSHRELTVEDARQLYLYKDFTGFLMAFKAVTERMRDADDYELVTYEMMRKLAAERVLHAEVFVSVGVVFWRGQDFNALFEGMERGRARGEKDFGVSILWIFDAVRHFGPDEGSRVVDKAVQFRERNVVGIGIGGDERMAGPELFDEVYAHAAENSLRLTAHAGETVGPQSIWAALDVLRAERIGHALHAWQDEELMQRLVRDQVPLEICISSNLRTGCCLSTRSHPVRRYMDAGAMVTLNTDDPEMFGTSLAREYQFAQNEFGFTDGQLRAIAQNSFRASFLPEEKKREFLQLF
- a CDS encoding amino acid permease; its protein translation is MLWQCSVVFPKIHLGSTHLPTQFFAKKSIDKLIAESEQPEHRLKKTLGPWSLTALGIGAVIGSGIFTVIGTAIAGQKLQFSSIVNAPLLEYLIHRSPTFGRPGAGPAIALSFLLVAVVCAFTALCYAELASMIPIAGSAYTYTYATMGELIAWIIGWDLILEYAVSNMAVGVGFSAHLVDLLDFFGLHLSPQWSNPAFLPSGGAGHAAGWHFGFNLPAFVVVMVLTVVLVRGIRESAETNNVMVLLKIAAIMVFVLFASRFINPTNWHPFAPNGWGGVLTGGSIIFFTYIGFDSVSTAAEEAKNPRRDIPIGILATLAICTVLYISVAVVLTGIRYWSTMEGDAAPVVNALRNLNLHWVRLAVLFGAIMGMVSSLLVFQLGQARVWFAMSRDGLLPRIFGHVHPRFRTPDFSTWVAGVLVGIPAGLLDIGTLADLSNIGTLFAFALVSGGVLILRYREPDRPRGFRVPGGPVIPILSIITCVLLMAGLPIMNWLRFFAWLAIGMCIYFLYSRHHSEFSKARR
- a CDS encoding UvrD-helicase domain-containing protein; this encodes MQFLEKLNPQQREAVETVDGPVLILAGAGSGKTRVITYRIAHLVENVSVAPETILAVTFTNKAAAEMAERVEKLVGGRTLAKPAISTFHSFCVRVLRRDIQALQVNGKGFTKDFVIYDESDQQMVVKAALRRLGIDDKQLKPQAVLSRISWAKNHMLDPEDVYLHSGDPKTEKIAQIYKLYKQELAKANALDFDDLLLETVRLLKGVGEVREKYNRRYHHLLVDEYQDTNRPQYEIMRCLAGSRHNVCAVGDEDQSIYSWRGADIRNILEFEQDFPNAKIVRLEQNYRSTQNILEGASAVVANNVKRKGKRLWTARQGGAKIGYYEAPDGENEALFVADNISKYIQKSLDEGQTPHAAVLYRTNSQSRLFEEALRRYQVAYHVVGGFSFYDRAEIKDMISYLKLILNPDDSIALMRVVNTPTRGIGKTTMETVERVALETGVSLWSAIGDVIARQLLPARACAALKTFREIIDDARAMLQGTYADRLSATLQTAKAAEGTKPAAIDIPEISSELGDQHGFSFGEGSVDFSPESFTDDHATAAGDSAEADEAVEGFRVPGGAANTAELLKFLIDRTRYIQLLEAEDTPEALSRIENLRELVNAAMDSRDRGETITEFLDHAALVSDADQFDSAQQVTLMTLHAAKGLEFPLVFLVGMEEGLFPHSRTLMSPDEVEEERRLCYVGMTRAMDTLMLSRACFRRRYGSDSAEPTVASRFLEEIPPQLIEDAGSPRRKHITANAGDDEFTSSHYDYENEDQRVQYAIQKPATSYSGKAYNSIDNIAEFFASRGKKFSRPKIDIPEPSGKRGFRKGDRVRHPKYGEGTVYLREGEGEDAKITVQFPRFGLKKLVEKYAQLAKV